One window of Klebsiella quasivariicola genomic DNA carries:
- the gss gene encoding bifunctional glutathionylspermidine amidase/synthase produces MSKGSTSSDAPFGTLLGYAPGGVAIYSSNYSSLNPQDYPDDATFRSYIGNEYMGHKWQCVEFARRFLFLTYGFVFTDVGMAYEIFSLRFLREVVNDNILPLQAFANGSRRPPIAGSLLIWQKGGEFKHTGHVAVITQLVGNKVRIAEQNVIHSPLPQGQQWTRELTLEVKDGRYTIKDTFADTEILGWMIQTADTEHSLPQPVLPGEAMAIKGARLPNNGQFRGKWLNEKDPLQKAYVAANGHFINQDPYQYFTISESAEQELIKATNELHLMYLHATDKVMKDDNLLALFDIPKILWPRLRLSWQRRRHHMITGRMDFCMDERGLKVYEYNADSASCHTEGGLILEQWLKQGYYGTGHNPAEGLLDELAGAWKHSRARPFVHIMQDKDLEENYHAQFIQRSLTQAGFESKILFGLDELRWDAAGQLIDADGRLVNCVWKTWAWETAIEQVREVSADEYAAVPIRTGHPQNEVRLIDVLLRPEVLVFEPLWTVIPGNKAILPVLWSLFPHHRYLLDTDFEVNDELAKTGYAVKPISGRCGNNIDLIGPQDEVLDKTSGQFVDRKNIYQQLWCLPKVDGKYIQVCTFTVGGNYGGTCLRGDSSLVVKKESDIEPLIVLKDKA; encoded by the coding sequence ATGAGCAAAGGATCCACAAGCAGTGACGCCCCGTTTGGGACATTGTTAGGCTACGCACCCGGCGGCGTAGCGATTTATTCATCAAATTACAGTAGCTTAAATCCGCAGGACTACCCGGATGACGCGACGTTTCGCAGCTACATCGGCAATGAGTATATGGGGCATAAATGGCAGTGCGTTGAATTTGCGCGCCGCTTTCTGTTCCTGACCTACGGGTTTGTCTTTACCGACGTGGGGATGGCCTATGAAATCTTCTCCCTGCGTTTCCTGCGCGAAGTGGTCAATGACAACATTCTGCCGCTGCAGGCATTCGCCAATGGCTCCCGCCGTCCGCCTATCGCCGGTTCGCTGCTGATCTGGCAGAAGGGCGGCGAGTTTAAGCACACCGGCCACGTCGCGGTAATCACCCAGCTTGTGGGCAATAAAGTGCGTATCGCCGAGCAGAACGTCATTCACTCGCCGCTGCCGCAGGGCCAGCAGTGGACCCGCGAGCTGACCCTTGAGGTCAAAGACGGCCGGTACACCATCAAAGATACCTTTGCCGATACCGAAATTTTAGGCTGGATGATCCAGACCGCCGATACCGAACACAGCCTGCCGCAGCCGGTGCTGCCGGGTGAGGCGATGGCGATCAAAGGCGCGCGGCTGCCAAACAACGGCCAGTTCCGCGGTAAATGGCTGAACGAGAAAGACCCGCTGCAGAAAGCCTATGTGGCGGCCAACGGCCATTTCATTAACCAGGATCCCTATCAGTATTTCACCATCAGCGAAAGCGCCGAACAGGAGCTGATCAAGGCCACCAACGAGCTGCACCTGATGTATCTGCACGCCACCGATAAGGTAATGAAGGATGATAACCTGCTGGCGCTGTTTGATATCCCGAAAATCCTCTGGCCGCGTCTGCGTCTTTCCTGGCAGCGCCGTCGTCATCATATGATCACCGGGCGCATGGATTTTTGCATGGATGAGCGCGGGCTGAAGGTGTATGAGTACAATGCCGACTCCGCCTCCTGCCATACCGAAGGCGGGCTGATCCTCGAACAGTGGCTGAAGCAGGGCTACTACGGTACCGGCCACAATCCGGCGGAAGGTCTGCTCGATGAGCTGGCGGGGGCGTGGAAACACAGCCGGGCGCGGCCCTTCGTCCACATCATGCAGGACAAGGATCTGGAAGAGAACTACCACGCGCAGTTTATTCAGCGTTCGCTGACCCAGGCCGGTTTTGAGAGCAAAATTCTCTTTGGTCTTGATGAGCTGCGCTGGGACGCCGCCGGCCAGCTGATCGACGCCGACGGGCGGCTGGTCAACTGCGTCTGGAAAACCTGGGCATGGGAAACCGCCATTGAGCAGGTGCGCGAAGTCAGCGCCGATGAGTACGCGGCGGTGCCGATTCGTACCGGACATCCGCAGAATGAGGTGCGGCTGATTGACGTCCTGCTGCGTCCTGAAGTATTGGTATTCGAACCCCTGTGGACGGTGATCCCCGGCAACAAAGCGATTCTGCCGGTGCTGTGGTCGCTGTTCCCACATCATCGCTATCTGCTGGATACCGATTTTGAGGTTAACGACGAGCTGGCGAAAACCGGTTATGCGGTCAAACCTATTTCCGGGCGCTGCGGGAACAATATCGACCTGATCGGTCCTCAGGATGAAGTTCTGGATAAGACCAGCGGCCAGTTTGTCGATCGCAAGAATATCTACCAGCAACTGTGGTGCCTGCCGAAAGTGGACGGTAAGTACATTCAGGTGTGCACGTTTACCGTCGGCGGTAACTACGGCGGTACCTGCCTGCGCGGCGATTCGTCGCTGGTGGTGAAAAAAGAGAGCGATATCGAGCCGTTAATCGTTTTGAAAGACAAAGCGTGA
- a CDS encoding PLP-dependent aminotransferase family protein, with protein MHDRRLAARAGELKPSAVRELLKHSKLPGVISLGGGIPAPELFDTEGLEQAVQKVMSERFNDAFQYGLTEGYPPLRQAVSEICQSRGVACSAAQVYITSGSQQSLDIVARTLLDPGDTIVVERPTYLAALQVFQLAQANILSVDTDDDGMLVEQLADLLETTRVKAVYLVPTFGNPGGKTLSEARRRRLVELAKKYDFVILEDDPYGEISFTDAVRRPLYQHAIELGCEDQVVYTSTFSKILAPGMRIGWIVMPDWLAQQTVIVKQAADLHTNMLSQAITAEYLSLNRLENQIALIREDYRKKCVALADALESRLGEHLEFSRPQGGMFLWARFRYPFDTMEWMKKTLENGVVYVPGEAFYHDKPDTRTLRLSYSTVSEAGLLTAVERLAASL; from the coding sequence ATGCACGATCGGCGTCTCGCCGCCCGCGCGGGTGAACTCAAGCCCTCCGCCGTCCGCGAACTTCTCAAACACAGTAAACTGCCCGGCGTGATCTCGCTTGGCGGCGGCATCCCGGCCCCGGAACTGTTTGATACCGAAGGCCTGGAGCAGGCGGTGCAGAAGGTGATGAGCGAGCGTTTTAATGACGCATTCCAGTACGGTCTGACGGAAGGCTACCCGCCGCTGCGCCAGGCGGTGAGTGAAATTTGCCAGTCCCGTGGCGTCGCCTGTTCAGCCGCCCAGGTCTATATCACCTCCGGCTCCCAGCAATCGCTGGATATCGTTGCCCGTACGCTGCTCGATCCGGGCGATACTATCGTCGTTGAGCGTCCTACCTATCTGGCGGCGCTACAGGTATTTCAGCTGGCGCAGGCCAATATCCTCAGCGTCGACACCGACGATGATGGGATGCTGGTGGAGCAGCTGGCCGACCTGCTGGAGACCACCCGCGTCAAAGCCGTTTACCTGGTGCCGACGTTTGGCAACCCTGGCGGCAAAACGCTGAGCGAGGCGCGTCGTCGCCGGCTGGTTGAGCTGGCGAAAAAATATGATTTCGTCATTCTGGAAGACGATCCCTACGGCGAAATTAGCTTTACAGACGCCGTGCGACGCCCGCTCTATCAGCACGCTATCGAGCTGGGCTGTGAAGATCAGGTGGTTTACACCTCGACCTTTTCGAAAATCCTCGCGCCGGGGATGCGCATTGGCTGGATTGTCATGCCGGACTGGCTGGCGCAGCAGACGGTGATTGTGAAGCAGGCGGCGGATCTGCATACCAATATGCTGTCGCAGGCGATCACTGCGGAATACCTCAGCCTGAACCGGCTGGAGAACCAGATTGCGTTGATTCGCGAAGACTACCGCAAGAAGTGCGTGGCGCTGGCCGATGCGCTGGAAAGCCGCCTTGGCGAGCACCTGGAATTCAGCCGCCCGCAGGGGGGAATGTTCCTGTGGGCGCGTTTCCGCTATCCGTTCGATACCATGGAATGGATGAAGAAAACGCTGGAAAACGGCGTGGTGTATGTCCCGGGTGAAGCGTTCTATCACGATAAGCCGGATACTCGTACCCTGCGCCTCTCTTACTCCACGGTGTCAGAAGCCGGATTGCTGACGGCCGTTGAGCGGCTGGCCGCCTCCCTGTAA
- a CDS encoding short chain dehydrogenase gives MNIIVIGASGTIGRAVSEELSQRHDVIRVGRTRGDYQVDITSQESVEALFAQTGKVDAIVSTTGNLHFGPLSTMTDSQFNLGLQDKLLGQIRLALIGQHFLRDGGSITLVSGIVAQEPIAQGVNATTVNAGLEGFVRAAACELPRGIRINLISPTVLSESLAAYGDFFPGFASVPAAAVAQAYRRSIEGVQTGRIYTVGY, from the coding sequence ATGAACATTATCGTTATCGGTGCCAGCGGCACCATCGGTCGCGCGGTCAGCGAAGAACTGAGCCAGAGACATGACGTTATCCGCGTCGGCCGCACCCGGGGAGATTATCAGGTGGATATCACCTCGCAGGAGAGCGTCGAGGCGCTGTTTGCGCAGACCGGTAAAGTAGACGCGATTGTCTCCACCACCGGCAATCTGCATTTTGGGCCGTTAAGCACCATGACCGACAGCCAGTTCAATCTCGGGCTGCAGGACAAGCTGCTCGGGCAAATTCGCCTGGCGCTGATCGGGCAGCATTTTCTGCGCGACGGCGGGTCGATTACCCTGGTTAGCGGCATTGTCGCGCAGGAGCCGATTGCTCAGGGGGTCAATGCCACGACGGTCAACGCCGGTCTGGAAGGCTTTGTGCGTGCTGCCGCCTGCGAGCTGCCGCGCGGGATCCGCATCAATCTCATTAGCCCCACCGTGCTCAGCGAGTCGCTGGCAGCCTACGGCGACTTTTTCCCGGGCTTTGCCAGCGTCCCCGCCGCCGCCGTGGCTCAGGCCTACCGCCGCAGCATTGAAGGGGTCCAGACGGGCCGCATCTACACGGTTGGCTACTAG